A window from Acropora palmata chromosome 14, jaAcrPala1.3, whole genome shotgun sequence encodes these proteins:
- the LOC141866356 gene encoding uncharacterized protein LOC141866356 codes for MDIQKGTYTYTGYNDQKHKVPIERVNSCSQVHKGDHIAFQRYNGLYSHHAVVEDVETENDTIKVIEYTPRGYSQDNSSPPKNPGTAKVKRGKYSASKDGMYLIKHDDRCLAAGVVVKRAQSRLGENKYGLLENNCEHFVMSCKTGISTSEQVKNMGKMVKEIAKEIEDLVKCYKTGVEEMVTTTVREMTEEVVTQTVSRGEQVIMKKSAQTVAERVVTETMSNGGQQILKIGTETTAIQIVSETMSNGGTQILKISTETAGEQLLGQTVLNGGQQVLTSGTRETTKEFFSHTAKKAGEEIVTKGTRETTSEVITETSKTTGNSAGESLVGVAALAVFIETASAAYDIYCTNEDLKAGKISEEEYKNAVGKRIAGGIGSVAFSTTGAVIGQLLIPVPVVGGFVGSLAGGMVGRFSGGALWDVAK; via the coding sequence ATGGATATCCAGAAAGGAACATACACGTACACTGGTTATAATGATCAGAAGCACAAAGTACCCATTGAACGAGTGAACTCCTGTTCCCAGGTTCACAAAGGAGATCATATCGCCTTCCAACGGTATAACGGTCTTTATTCGCATCACGCTGTAGTAGAAGATGTTGAGACAGAGAATGATACTATAAAAGTGATCGAATATACCCCCAGAGGATATTCACAGGATAATAGCAGCCCCCCCAAGAATCCAGGAACCGCAAAAGTGAAAAGGGGCAAGTACAGCGCATCGAAAGATGGTATGTacttgataaaacacgacgacAGATGTCTGGCTGCAGGCGTTGTTGTCAAGAGAGCGCAGAGCAGGCTAGGGGAAAACAAATACGGActccttgaaaataactgtGAGCATTTTGTCATGTCCTGCAAGACAGGAATATCCACGTCCGAGCAGGTGAAGAATATGGGGAAAATGGTAAAAGAGATCGCGAAAGAAATTGAGGATCTTGTCAAGTGCTACAAGACAGGTGTTGAGGAGATGGTAACGACAACGGTGCGTGAAATGACAGAGGAAGTTGTCACCCAGACTGTGTCAAGAGGGGAACAAGTGATTATGAAAAAGAGCGCTCAGACGGTAGCTGAACGAGTTGTCACCGAAACTATGTCAAACGGCGGACAACAGATCCTGAAAATTGGGACCGAAACGACAGCCATACAAATTGTCAGCGAAACTATGTCAAACGGCGGAACACAGATCCTGAAAATTAGCACCGAAACCGCAGGCGAACAACTTCTCGGCCAAACTGTGTTAAACGGCGGACAACAAGTCCTGACAAGTGGAACTCGAGagacaacaaaagaatttttttctcatactGCTAAAAAAGCAGGTGAAGAGATCGTTACAAAGGGAACTCGTGAGACCACAAGTGAAGTAATTACCGAAACGTCAAAAACTACTGGAAACTCAGCTGGTGAGTCTCTTGTTGGAGTGGCAGCGTTGGCGGTATTCATTGAGACTGCATCTGCGGCATACGACATCTACTGTACCAACGAAGACCTGAAAGCAGGAAAAATAAGCGAAGAGGAATACAAGAACGCCGTTGGCAAGCGAATTGCGGGTGGTATCGGTAGTGTAGCCTTTTCCACCACAGGAGCAGTTATCGGGCAACTTCTTATTCCTGTTCCGGTTGTAGGCGGTTTCGTAGGAAGTTTAGCTGGGGGAATGGTAGGACGATTCTCCGGAGGTGCATTGTGGGACGTGGCCAAGTGA
- the LOC141866359 gene encoding uncharacterized protein LOC141866359 — protein sequence MDTNQGTYTYTGCNNQKYKVPIELVTSLSQLHKGDHITNKRVGGLYWHHAVVEHVEIEKGIFTVLEYSSSAKEFLRGISSSSENPGIAQVVRGEYQLQDGLYLIKHEDCLPREAVVLRARKRLEEKEYDPFGNNCEHFAMWCKTNIKSSEQVNNLLETIIKNLLEEIVKFFILLPFLPNSTSAGVSLGVRMKWEVGVERVLAAYDINCAKADLRAGQITQMEYNDAISKRIMVSTCSVAGSIAGEHYGEGEGRLAGRFLGGLAGRFLELYCGK from the coding sequence ATGGATACCAACCAAGGAACGTACACATACACTGGTTGTAATAATCAGAAGTACAAAGTACCCATTGAACTGGTAACCTCGCTGTCTCAGCTTCACAAAGGAGATCATATCACCAACAAACGTGTGGGTGGTCTTTATTGGCATCACGCTGTTGTAGAACATGTTGAGATAGAGAAGGGTATTTTCACCGTGTTGGAATATTCTAGTTCGGCCAAAGAATTTTTACGGGGTATTAGCAGCTCCTCCGAGAATCCAGGAATCGCACAAGTAGTAAGGGGCGAGTACCAATTGCAAGATGGATTGTATTTGATAAAACATGAGGATTGTCTGCCTAGAGAGGCCGTTGTCTTGAGAGCAAGGAAGCGGCTAGAGGAAAAGGAGTACGATCCCTTTGGAAACAATTGCGAGCATTTTGCCATGTGGTGTAAGACAAATATAAAATCGTCGGAGCAAGTAAATAACTTATTGGAAACGATCATAAAGAACCTTTTGgaagaaattgtgaaatttTTTATACTCTTGCCCTTTTTGCCTAATAGCACTTCAGCTGGCGTGTCTCTAGGAGTAAGAATGAAGTGGGAGGTAGGCGTTGAGCGTGTATTAGCGGCATACGACATCAACTGTGCCAAGGCAGACCTGAGAGCAGGACAAATAACCCAAATGGAATACAACGACGCTATTAGCAAGCGAATAATGGTTTCCACCTGTAGTGTAGCAGGTTCCATCGCAGGAGAACATTATGGTGAAGGTGAAGGCCGCTTAGCAGGACGTTTTTTGGGGGGACTGGCAGGACGATTTTTGGAACTATATTGTGGAAAGTGA